The nucleotide sequence TAGGTCTACTGGTTTGGTCAGaggtgactctttttttttttttttttcttttttttttttttgatttgcaacAAAGGAAAAGGACTTGCCCTCTGGAAATACAGCAGATGGTAGAGAAGGATACAGACTCCTTAAGCCCCCAGGAGAGGGTTGGGTTGTCCCCAGAAAGCCTTGGCAGGGGAGCAAAGAGAGAGGTCAGAGGCGGCCCAAGGAGACAAGATGAGCTGGGAAGAGGGAGTCAGGGTGACCAAATGGTGAGATGCCGTggcaggtggggctgggaggagaggaggtcCCCTATGGAGGCAGGCCCAGTCCTGGGGCCAGCTGGGGAGCCACTCCACCTGGTGGCCCCCGTAGAGAGGGCACAGTAACACAGAACCCTCCCTGAAGGTAGGGTTACAGCCAGAGAGAGTGGGAGTCTTGGGGTCCTTGAGCCCAGAGAAAGCCTGGTGAGAGGCTGCCAGCTGGAAAAGAATGACAGAGCCCCGGGCACTTACAATTCAGATGACAGGTGATACACAAGGGGTAGATGGACATTTTGATAGCTTGAGGGAGAACACTTCACTGAGACTTGCAGGGTCCAGGGGGCTCCCCAGAAGTGACATCTAAACTGATACATCTCAAAGAGACCCCAGTGAAAACGTGTGAGGATGTGCATTCAGGCGGTGTAACCTGAAGCATGTATAAAGCACCAAGAGGTAAGAGAGTGGAACATTTCTGGAAAGTGCAGGTGGATTTAGTATTTCTTAATTACACGGCATGTATGGGAACAGAATTAGAAGAGAAATGTCTGGCGACATGAGAAattctcagaaaatgaagaatctTTATACTTTGTCAAGCTGTCTGTCTTTGGGGGGCTGTAAGTGTTAGAGTGATCtgatcagattttcattttagtaAGATGTCTGGGGCCTGCATGGAGATTGGGAGGGGCAAGGCTAGAGGCAGAGAAAACATCGGGCTGAGCAGGAAGCCAGGTGAGAGGTGACGTGGCTTGAATTTGGGTAGTCGGCAAAGATGAAGCTAAATGAGCAGATCCGAGCTCGCTTGAGGAGATAGAGTTGGTAGGCCAACTGGAAGAAAGGCAGGAGTCCAGGGTGACACCCACCACTGGCTTGGGCGATAATGTCCATCAGAACACTAAAGTGGGAACTAGGAAGAGGAATGGGTCCGGGTGGGAAGTGATGAAAGTTCAGTTTGAAATTCAAGTGCAGTATTCAAATGAAGGTGGCCAGTAGTATACTGAGGTTTTTGAGCTCAGAAAAGAAAATTGGGCCACCACAGGGGTCTGAGAGTCATCCGCCTAGAGATGTGGACTGAGGCTGTGGGAGCAAGAGGACCACCCCCCTCCAAGGAGTGAGAACACAGAGGGAGAGAAGATGCAGAGGCcagaactctcaagagttctgCATTCAGCAGGGGTCAGCTGGAGGAGGCAAGGGCTACATAGGAACCGGCAGAAAGGTCAAAGGAAAGCCagcccatttaatcctcataaataCCTCATGTACAGGTGAGGAGTTGGGGGCTTTTTGCACTGTTCTATTTTATTAGGGCACAAGAAGTAAGAAACGCAAAGCCATTGTTGCCCTATCATAACCATCCTTCACCAAGAATTTTGGCGTGTCTCCTACCCTCTTGTTTAATGCCTCTGTTAGGCTTCTGTGATTTCAGTCAGTGCTTTTAAAAGCAGAATGAGGATGAAAAGCCTGACTGGATTCAGGAGATACCAGCATGTGTGCGCACAGCACGTTTCGACAGTCGGTTTTGATACAGGGCAGGCATGTGAAGGATGGTGATGCCTCAAACTTGGGTCTTTATTCAGACAGTGGACTCAGACTCTGTCTCTAGACTGCCATCATAGGTTGTCTAGCCTTCTGGAACCTCCTGACCATCCTAGGAGTGAGCCACTGCCCCACAAACCGCCAGAAGATGAACCTTCACCAGCAGATGAACTCACCAGAAGATGAAGTCTTTATTATGATGAACCTTTTATTATAGAGACAGACTGAACTCTCTTTTGCATAAAGAATCTTTGGATTGGGTCAGGGAAAATCCACCTGCTAAATAGGTCACCACCAgctctccctgcctctgcctcagCTAAGCCCCCACTTGCTATTAACATCTCAAGGTCACCGGAAACAAGGCCCCCAGGTGCAGGCTGGTTAGGTGGGCCGTGCCGGCCAGAGGCTCAGGATTCCGGGCTGCCCACCAGGTCAGAGCCGCCCCGTCTCCCGCCCCAGTCGGTTGTCCAGGACCTGGAGCTGCCGGAGGAAGCCCGAGTTGGGGCAGATATCGCGGTGGGCCTGCACTGTCTGGATGGCCTCCACCAGCGTCATGTTCTCGCAGATCATGAGGAAGGCCAGAACAACTGTGGCAGAGCGGCTCACCCCCATGGCACAGTGTACCAGCACGCGGCCTGTGGGGAGACCCAGCCGGGCATCAGGCACCCGTCGCCGAGGGAGTCAGAGATGCTTCTGCCCAGCTGTCACAGCATCCCGGGATACTGACACTGTCCTTACTGCTGAGGCCCGAGAGGAAAGGGACTCGCTCGAGGTCATACAGCATGTTAGTGGCAGGGCTAAGGGTAGCAGCTGgaatccccttctcctgctccaggGTGCTTCCTTTGCAACAGGCATCCTTTGCAACTCTAGCATGGTGAGGGTCAGTACTCCTGGAGTCCCCTGGGTTTGCATCAGATTTCACGGGTGTCCACCCACCTCCCTGTCCTccgtccttccctctcccctgcccctgcagTTCCACACCAAGGCCTCAGCATAGAGGAACCCACTCCAGAGCCCTTGCTAGGTCTTGGATCTTCTGCCAACACCTGGCCTCTTACTGGGGGATATGGTTACCCTGATGACCACACCAGACCTTAGTTATATCTATGATTGTTAGTCTCAAGGGTGAGGTTCCCCCCCGAAGGGACTGCTCACTAAATGCTAGTAGTGAGCCCCCTGGGGTGGGAGGGTTGCTAAAGGATCCCACCATCCACGTATTGGAAAAGTAGATAACCCCAGATCCCGCCTGCAACCCTCTCCATTCCCATTCTTTCCCCAGCAGCTGACCTTGGGGAACACTGAGGGCACTTCGGATGTATCGAGCAACAGGCAGAAAGTAGACACTGAGGTCAAAGAAGGGGTTGTCATCAGCCTCGATGCCATAGTACTCCAAGGGCATTCCGCGGTAGAACTTGGCACCTGTGTCCACCTGAAACTTGCCTGCAGCGACATTCACAACATGGGTGATGCCCAGCTGGGTCAACTTGTTCTTGTCCCGGGCTGCGTACCTGGAGGGGCACAGGAGGAGGTGGGTTAGAGGTCACTGAGTCTGCCCTGGCTGTGCTGGAATTCACCCCGTGGCCTCCTCTGCTGACCTCTTCCAAGGGTAGAGCCTGGAATCAGTGAACTGGTCTGGGTGAAAGGGCTCCATGTCACTTGGGCCAGCTCTTCTGGAGGGCAATTCAGCCACATGCATTAGAAGCCTCAGAAACCTGCACTTGCCCCAGGCTCCTAGGAACTTAAAGAATTCCAAATGTGCTCACAGACAAATGTAAACTGTATCTAGTGATATTTAAGATAGAGAAaaagtggggggcggggagaaTCACTAAGTAGCCTGTAAGAGGAGACTGACTATTGATACAGCTGAATGAAATACTGCACAACCACTAAAATGTGGCAGATAGATGCAGGGGAACAAGAAAAGGTGTTGGTACTATCCTGAGAACCTATGAAAAGAACAGGATAACAAAACAGAATGTCGCTTAAAAGTGCATTTAAAGTATGTTGTGTGGTTCCATTTAAAAAGTTTCCTATATAAAGCAGATTACAAAATGAGATTATAAAATGATaccatttttgtaaaaaaaaagaactgtgaaaAAGCATTTATGTATGTACGTgtgtatgcattttttttaagtcaaggaTTTTATAACTGGTTATCTGTGCGTGTAGGGGAGATACATATTTGTCATATTGTTAATAAGatattgatctatattttctaaatattaaagaaaacttATAACATCCACATATATTCATCCATATGTTCTAgattttaagacaacttttagGGAAAATGACTCATATTGCacactctctctatatatatatcctaGAGAAACGTGTGGTTCCCAGGGTACATGTACTAGAATGCTTTTAGAatttctgtttataatagccccaaagtggaaacaattcaaacagaatggataaactgtgataTTTACATGCAAATGAATAATATATAGCAATGAACTGTATGCTACACATACCGCTGGCATCTCCCAGTTTTGAGCAGATGACGCCAGGTACAAAATACCCAACATGCCTCGATTCCTATCACTTTAAAAGCTGGGCAAAACTAACACAAGTGGTGAAACtgtaaagaaaagcaaggaaataacTATTTCAGTACTCAGTGGTTATCTACAGGGGAAAAGGTTATGCTGAGAAGGGTTCAGTGGAGGCTTCCGGGGCACAAGAAATGTCTTATTTCTTGACCTGGGGGCTGAAACTGAGGCTTTGTGCACTTTCTTGGATATGTTCTAGTTCCACAAAGTAGTAACAgtgtaaaaggaaataaatatgtgaaaagagATGGTCGGAGGCAAAGAGGGTGCCAACTCTGCTCTTCACAGGCTGCGGGCGAGggtccccttctgctccccccaacccccaccgtGGCTCGTACTTACGCGTCTCCCAGGAAGAGGTTGGGCCAGACTTCATTGATGTGGTTCAACATGGCAGCCCGACGGACCCACAGTAAGCGCTGCAGCGAGGCCAGCGTGGGTGGCTGGTAGGGGGACACCCGGACTGACCCATGGATCTTGGGCCTCCGGAGGTCCTGCTTCTGCAGCGAGTCCATCCTAGAACAGAGTGGACACTGCAGTGGCAAGTGGCAGGCTCCCCACAGGTGGGTCCAGCTGACATGGAGGCCCAGGCATGTGCATTGCCCAGGTGCCACTGGGATGCTTCAGAAGGGCCTCAGTTATCTCAGATGAGGTTATTAACCAGCTCGGCTGGGGCTGAGGCCTAGACCCTTTCCAGAAATCAGGAGCCAACCCCTTGTCACCACTGTAGAGCCAAAGCCCTCTCCCCTACCCTCTCCAGAGGCCCCTGGTGTTGGAAACTTTGTTCAAGGGCCCCTCAAAGCTCCCtgtccgagaaggcaatggcaccccactccagtactcttgcctggagaatcccagggacagggggagcctggtgggctgccgtctatggggttgcacagagtcggacacggctgaagtgacttagcagcaatccaGTGCAGACCCCACCCCTTATGTCTCTGGTTACTTGGGAGTTTGTAAGGATGAGAACTCCAGATGGCTGTGGCCCACAGAAGGCACTTCGACCCCGACAACCGGGCAGCTCATCTCAAGCCCCGTTTTTCTGCTGCTTCTAGGGCTGGTCCTCAGGCTCCCATCCCTTCCCACTTTCAGGTGCTTGAAGGTCAGAGCCCAGCTCTGGAGTTAAGGAGCCATATGACCCTTGTTGGCACTTCCCTGCTGAATGCTCTGATGGCTCTTGGGCGCTGGGGCCTCATTCATGGAAAGTCCCTATTTTACATAGGAGGAAGCTGAAGGTCAGAGAGAATAATCGGTTAAGTGATGCTCAAAGTTGTATGGTCACTAAGGAGCAAGGCTAGAGTTTCAGTCCCATTCTTGTGCCTTCAGGTCCATCCCCCAGCCTTCGCATCACCCACTTTGGGTACTCCAGAGTGGTTGCCAACCCATCTTTCTCTACAGGGGAGCCTGCTATAGCTGTTCCATGTCTGCCTACAGGCCCTGGGATTTTCCTCCTTACCCCTGTGACTCAGGCCAGTGCTGCAGGTCAGGCCTCACCGCGGTGGGGTGGCTCGTATCAGGAGTCAGCTGGCTGAGGGAATCCGAGACCCTGCAGGGCTGGGATGTCAGTGGCACCAGAACCTGGGCCTGGTGCTGGGCTGGGAAGGAGTGCCTCTCTTGGCTAACTGGCCCTGGCCCCTTCAACCAGTAACTAGGGAAGGTACAAACTGGGAAGAACTTCTTTGTTCTGTGGTTGGCGGTGCCAGGACCAGGAAGAGAAATGGGCACCCAGGAGGCCACCGGCTTGGCCAGGCTCACCCAGCGGGCAGTGGGAGGGCAGGGCGGAAGCGAAGACCCGGCTTTCCCTTTCATCCCCCACTGTGACCTCTCAGGGCAGGCAGAGTGGCCTGCCACCTACCTACGGCATGGTCTGGGGCCAGGAGTGGGGGAGTGGGTGCAGGGACAGGACCCCAGCACGTGAGCAGAACGAGGCTGGGGCAGGTTCCGCCTGGAACACAAACGCTGTGAAGCAGCTAGAATTCCAGGTCCTCCCCTTGGAAccggtgggggtggggcctgagagcaGACGCAGGCCCCTGCGGACTGAAGTGCAGTCCTTCCACACCTCCGGACCCCTCTCTGCTTGGTGTCTCTTTGGGGCTAAAGGCTCTTGGCCCTGGGAGATGGAAGGCTATGTGAAGTGGTGGGAAAAGAACTTTAGAAAGAGCGCAGAGAGCCTAACCACAGCTCATTCTGAGGTCAAGAGCAAGTCTTAGCTCCTGTCTGGGCCATGATTTCTCTTTATCTTAAAGATACTGGCCTTGCCTGCTTTAAGAAGTGTCTGGAAGGTCTGATCTGAGAATGAGAGAGGAGTGGCTGGGTTTGCAGAAACTACAGGGAAGAGCGAAGTGTATTGTTGGCGTGTGGAGAGGTCAACAGCCACACGGGTCTGGAGCTACCAGCTGGGGCCGCAGGAGTCCCAGGTGGGGTGAGATGGGGCTTTGGGAAGCCTTGCGGGCGCAGCTGCAGGCGTCTGAGCTTGGTGTGGGGTAAGGCCGCCACCCAGTGTCCAGTGGGTGTCTTGCAGCTCAGCTGTGCCTGGGACCGGCAAAATCCTGCTGAGACAGAACTTGTCCCTGATCCTCCTGGAGGCTCCTGGGAGATGGAGGAGCCAGCAGAGGGGTCGGGGATGAGAGCTGCTAGGCCACAGTCCAGACTCAGCCTCCTCAGGGCCTAGGCCCAGGTCTGGAGAAGGGGGCCTTTTCCTTGAACGTAGGAGTACTTGTTGTTAGGCCTCACCTTGGACCTCACACCTGATGCTCATGGATATACCCCCTACGTGTCTGCTCTATCCTGCGagggcccagcccccacccagcgACTCATCCGTAGAGCTCTGGGCACACCCACAGAAGGGAAGTCGGTGGCTGCAGCAGGCCCTGGCTTCTGCCATCCCCAGATCTAGACTGAGAGTCCTGCCTGACCCCTCCTCCTGCACCTTCTTGGCCACAGCAGGGTGAAACCTGGGCCCGATGTCCAGACAAGATCAGGTGCGTCCAGGGTGACGCGGCTGTAGACATGGGCCCCATGTCCAGCAAGGATAGGCTCTGCACCCCGCTCCCTTCGGTGccccttctgcctccctcctgAGTCTCCACTTAAGCTGAGCAGCTGCCCCTGTGGGCGGTGCTCTTCCTGCTCTTGAGTTGCTGCTGTTTACAAGTTCAGACACCTGTTTTCTGCCTTTGTGCCTCTTCTCTCCTCTATGTTGCCTCTGTCTCCACCCCCTCACAGGAGCTCATGCTTCCGCACAGCCCCCCAGCACACCACCCGACAAGCCACAGCCTCAGACCAAGGCTCAGGCCTCCGCAGGGCAGGGGAGCAGCTGTCTGCCATCCACCCCCTCCTGGTCTTCCCTCCTGCtcattctctcctcctcctccaggcagacCACATGGGACTGTGGCCACAGAAGAGGTGGGGCCAGAGAGCTCAGGGCAGGACAAGTGAAAAGCCTGGCGAAGGAAGCCTTGGGGAGGGT is from Bubalus bubalis isolate 160015118507 breed Murrah chromosome 4, NDDB_SH_1, whole genome shotgun sequence and encodes:
- the DUSP13 gene encoding dual specificity protein phosphatase 13 isoform X10 — protein: MKQHQVCRDRRLKAGSKKCPSEKTTAWAKYPHRMDSLQKQDLRRPKIHGSVRVSPYQPPTLASLQRLLWVRRAAMLNHINEVWPNLFLGDAYAARDKNKLTQLGITHVVNVAAGKFQVDTGAKFYRGMPLEYYGIEADDNPFFDLSVYFLPVARYIRSALSVPQGRVLVHCAMGVSRSATVVLAFLMICENMTLVEAIQTVQAHRDICPNSGFLRQLQVLDNRLGRETGRL
- the DUSP13 gene encoding dual specificity protein phosphatase 13 isoform X12 gives rise to the protein MDSLQKQDLRRPKIHGSVRVSPYQPPTLASLQRLLWVRRAAMLNHINEVWPNLFLGDAYAARDKNKLTQLGITHVVNVAAGKFQVDTGAKFYRGMPLEYYGIEADDNPFFDLSVYFLPVARYIRSALSVPQGRVLVHCAMGVSRSATVVLAFLMICENMTLVEAIQTVQAHRDICPNSGFLRQLQVLDNRLGRETGRL
- the DUSP13 gene encoding dual specificity protein phosphatase 13 isoform X8, encoding MNESPPCPPPIRAASVSECITSLAKGQHSWALLPAMGLCHFALALLVLLEVVAQVDTQKMVRAQCGARPRACNSIHFLLLPALPLSHGLQFSQKQHQVCRDRRLKAGSKKCPSEKTTAWAKYPHRVSDSLSQLTPDTSHPTAVRPDLQHWPESQGMDSLQKQDLRRPKIHGSVRVSPYQPPTLASLQRLLWVRRAAMLNHINEVWPNLFLGDAYAARDKNKLTQLGITHVVNVAAGKFQVDTGAKFYRGMPLEYYGIEADDNPFFDLSVYFLPVARYIRSALSVPQGRVLVHCAMGVSRSATVVLAFLMICENMTLVEAIQTVQAHRDICPNSGFLRQLQVLDNRLGRETGRL
- the DUSP13 gene encoding dual specificity protein phosphatase 13 isoform X9 — translated: MGLCHFALALLVLLEVVAQVDTQKMVRAQCGARPRACNSIHFLLLPALPLSHGLQFSQKQHQVCRDRRLKAGSKKCPSEKTTAWAKYPHRVSDSLSQLTPDTSHPTAVRPDLQHWPESQGMDSLQKQDLRRPKIHGSVRVSPYQPPTLASLQRLLWVRRAAMLNHINEVWPNLFLGDAYAARDKNKLTQLGITHVVNVAAGKFQVDTGAKFYRGMPLEYYGIEADDNPFFDLSVYFLPVARYIRSALSVPQGRVLVHCAMGVSRSATVVLAFLMICENMTLVEAIQTVQAHRDICPNSGFLRQLQVLDNRLGRETGRL
- the DUSP13 gene encoding dual specificity protein phosphatase 13 isoform X6; protein product: MTLERQRGVTTETEGWVGWPMAETSLPQLRGDAEATPCPSVLELEELLRAGKVSSSHVDEVWPNLYIGDAATANNRFELWKLGITHVLNAAHGGLYCQGSPDFYGSSVSYLGVPAHDLPEFDISVYFSSAADFIHRALSTPGELGLTPCYGALPLCPGPAGAAGGCGPGGYPEDETASSVQRQASESWEQKVPVGEDHSLGQIPPQPCRVSDSLSQLTPDTSHPTAVRPDLQHWPESQGMDSLQKQDLRRPKIHGSVRVSPYQPPTLASLQRLLWVRRAAMLNHINEVWPNLFLGDAYAARDKNKLTQLGITHVVNVAAGKFQVDTGAKFYRGMPLEYYGIEADDNPFFDLSVYFLPVARYIRSALSVPQGRVLVHCAMGVSRSATVVLAFLMICENMTLVEAIQTVQAHRDICPNSGFLRQLQVLDNRLGRETGRL
- the DUSP13 gene encoding dual specificity protein phosphatase 13 isoform X7; protein product: MGLPQQRFPSPALPAGPAAAGCRPELRGQSWALLPAMGLCHFALALLVLLEVVAQVDTQKMVRAQCGARPRACNSIHFLLLPALPLSHGLQFSQKQHQVCRDRRLKAGSKKCPSEKTTAWAKYPHRVSDSLSQLTPDTSHPTAVRPDLQHWPESQGMDSLQKQDLRRPKIHGSVRVSPYQPPTLASLQRLLWVRRAAMLNHINEVWPNLFLGDAYAARDKNKLTQLGITHVVNVAAGKFQVDTGAKFYRGMPLEYYGIEADDNPFFDLSVYFLPVARYIRSALSVPQGRVLVHCAMGVSRSATVVLAFLMICENMTLVEAIQTVQAHRDICPNSGFLRQLQVLDNRLGRETGRL